The following are encoded in a window of Cottoperca gobio chromosome 20, fCotGob3.1, whole genome shotgun sequence genomic DNA:
- the agtr1b gene encoding type-1 angiotensin II receptor A, whose translation MQNTTAAATEGIALKCGITGSYEFIFTLVPIVYGCNFVIGIVGNSMVVAVIYCYMKLKTVANIFVLNLAISDLTFLITLPMWATFTATGYTWPFGGFLCKASGGLVMFNLYTSIFFLTALSIDRYLAIVHPMRSRRLRTVMYARITCVLIWLFAFMLSVPSALTRDVHKFTNYTKVCGILHPTLENAVSLKKVLLAISLMKSLLGFLIPFIIIITCYCLIGRALVGARHIQKSSRSRDDEVLRMLAAAVLAFFLCWVPHQVFHLMQMLSQLKLVESCAILDIIDTAMPFTICIAYFNSCVNPIVYGFVGHNFRKNLLRLLRCSPNAATGPHLSISSKMSALSFRASEALSLTAKGKASSDVK comes from the coding sequence ATGCAGAATACAACGGCAGCCGCGACAGAAGGGATAGCTCTGAAATGCGGCATCACTGGAAGCTATGAATTCATCTTCACCCTGGTACCCATCGTCTACGGCTGTAACTTTGTCATCGGCATTGTTGGAAACAGTATGGTAGTGGCTGTCATCTACTGCTACATGAAGCTGAAGACGGTGGCCAACATATTTGTGCTCAATCTGGCCATTTCTGACCTCACCTTCCTCATCACTCTGCCCATGTGGGCCACCTTCACCGCCACAGGCTATACCTGGCCCTTTGGAGGGTTCCTGTGCAAGGCCAGTGGAGGGCTGGTGATGTTTAACCTCTACACCAGCATCTTTTTCCTCACAGCACTCAGCATTGACCGATATCTTGCCATCGTGCACCCAATGCGATCACGCAGATTACGCACTGTTATGTACGCACGCATCACCTGTGTATTGATCTGGCTGTTTGCCTTCATGCTCAGTGTGCCGTCAGCCCTGACCAGGGATGTCCACAAGTTCACAAACTACACTAAAGTGTGCGGCATTCTTCACCCGACCCTTGAAAATGCCGTGAGTTTGAAAAAGGTCCTGCTGGCCATCAGCCTGATGAAAAGCCTGCTGGGCTTCCTGATacccttcatcatcatcatcacctgcTACTGCCTCATCGGACGGGCGCTGGTGGGGGCGAGACACATCCAGAAAAGCTCCCGTTCACGCGATGACGAGGTACTGCGCATGCTTGCGGCAGCTGTCCTGGCCTTCTTCCTGTGCTGGGTGCCCCATCAGGTGTTCCATCTAATGCAGATGCTCAGCCAGCTGAAGCTGGTGGAGAGCTGCGCCATCCTGGACATCATCGACACCGCCATGCCCTTCACCATCTGTATTGCCTACTTCAACAGTTGCGTTAACCCTATTGTGTACGGCTTTGTCGGGCACAACTTTCGCAAAAACTTACTGCGTCTGTTGCGCTGCTCGCCAAATGCAGCCACGGGGCCTCACCTGAGCATCAGCTCCAAAATGAGTGCCCTCTCTTTTCGTGCCTCTGAGGCACTGAGCCTCACAGCCAAAGGCAAGGCATCCTCTGACgttaagtga